The Leptolyngbya sp. CCY15150 genome window below encodes:
- a CDS encoding GAF domain-containing protein, producing MTSLYSGRLSHSIKPLLCDQRLNAVTSSALEDAVLLAAQVCHAPIALLGGWTEDRQWVQVAYGTSLHSVPYEQSLCAQWARRSPSVETLWLIPDVAEAIAAHQLPATVQRHPLIANLGLGFYAAVPLVTSTGELLGTLSVFDRAARRLEFGQQQGLKAIARQVVAQVEHLATPAPATALALTTQSHLLNLASDAILALDLRGRITFWNRGAEQLYGWKKAQALGQDYTTLLQPVTDAPIAAIQHQCLQQGQWDGVMVQSTRDRQRLTINSSWMLQLTDRGQPSLMLQINRPIRNYCDLEGIIQDQLPCSQDQASELYKHLPDGFIAVDQSWCISHLNLRAEQILCCDRTQVIGRSLWQAIPNFAQSDVEEACHRAIAQQTEIRFEHAYAPFGLVLELIACPHLGGLFLYLRDVTVHRKAVASLLEHTRLSSLNTSISQVLARAGSLSDTLEGCVQALMNGLEEITLARIWLFDPDSNVLDLQAIAGTVPPVPDLPRRISLGISIVGVIAQSQQPYLTNEVGRDACLGLQDWATQEKITAFVGYPLIVDDRLIGVISLLSRRPILEGTYATLQWIFNSMAIAIDLSMARAELLSRRESLLFRLASQIRNSLDLNTILGAAVQEIRHLLHIDGCYFLWCLREDDAPVDEPPTLAITHESLYANLPSLLGECEPTLRRSLTQYLLHLEPLILDQTTDLPASTDLYAWLQDWGIQSFLLMPLETHAGQLGAIVCSHGQGTRHWSQAEVELLQAVTNQLAIAIDQAELYAQSRAAATAAQQQAQQLGDALQTLRQTQSKMIHSEKMSSLGQLVAGIAHEINNPVGFVSGNLTYADSYFRDLVRLLRLYQQHYPTPTPDIQVCIQDIELEFLLDDYANLLNSMKLGTDRISQIVQSLRSFSRLDEAEVKAVDLHEGIDNTLVILQSRLKANGSSPAIEIIKNYGDLPAIDCYASQINQVFLNLLSNAIDALEHQPAPRTITLTTTVRAGRSQDTPDYDDAQTAIICDGEPQWIMIRIQDNGIGMADEVRQKIFDPFFTTKPVGRGTGLGLSISHQIIEKHHGCLSCQSIPGVGTEFIIELPICLPRTPK from the coding sequence ATGACCTCACTTTATTCTGGGCGTTTGAGCCACAGCATTAAACCCTTGCTTTGTGATCAACGATTAAATGCCGTGACATCCAGCGCCCTAGAGGATGCTGTCCTCTTGGCAGCCCAAGTCTGTCATGCTCCGATCGCTCTCCTAGGCGGATGGACAGAGGATCGTCAGTGGGTGCAGGTGGCCTATGGCACCTCCCTGCATTCTGTGCCCTACGAACAAAGTCTCTGTGCGCAGTGGGCGCGCCGATCGCCCTCCGTGGAAACGCTGTGGCTGATTCCAGATGTCGCCGAGGCGATCGCTGCCCACCAACTGCCAGCGACGGTGCAGCGCCATCCGTTGATCGCCAACCTAGGCTTAGGATTTTATGCGGCGGTGCCGCTGGTGACCAGTACTGGAGAGTTGCTGGGCACGCTTTCGGTTTTTGATCGCGCCGCCCGGCGCTTAGAGTTTGGGCAACAGCAAGGTCTCAAAGCGATCGCCCGCCAAGTGGTGGCCCAGGTCGAGCACCTAGCAACGCCTGCTCCCGCAACCGCCCTGGCCCTCACCACCCAGTCGCACCTGCTGAACCTAGCGAGCGATGCGATCCTGGCCCTCGATCTGCGCGGCCGGATCACCTTTTGGAACCGTGGGGCAGAGCAGCTCTATGGCTGGAAGAAAGCTCAAGCCTTGGGGCAAGACTATACCACGCTGCTGCAACCGGTCACCGATGCGCCGATCGCGGCCATTCAGCATCAGTGTTTGCAACAGGGTCAATGGGATGGGGTGATGGTGCAGTCCACCCGCGATCGCCAGCGGCTCACCATCAATAGCTCTTGGATGCTGCAGTTGACCGATCGGGGCCAGCCGAGTTTGATGCTGCAAATCAACCGCCCCATTCGCAACTATTGTGACCTAGAGGGCATTATCCAAGACCAGCTCCCTTGCTCTCAAGACCAGGCTAGTGAGCTGTATAAGCATTTGCCGGATGGATTCATTGCCGTTGATCAGTCATGGTGTATTAGCCACCTCAATCTACGGGCAGAACAAATTCTCTGCTGCGATCGCACCCAGGTAATCGGGCGATCGCTGTGGCAGGCCATTCCCAACTTTGCTCAGTCGGATGTGGAAGAAGCTTGCCATCGAGCCATTGCCCAACAAACCGAAATCCGCTTTGAACATGCCTATGCTCCCTTTGGCCTGGTGCTGGAGTTAATCGCCTGTCCACATTTGGGGGGATTATTTCTTTATCTCCGGGATGTGACCGTGCATCGCAAAGCCGTCGCCTCGCTTCTCGAACATACCCGTCTTTCTAGCCTCAACACCTCGATTAGCCAAGTCCTAGCTAGGGCTGGCAGCCTATCCGATACCTTGGAAGGGTGTGTTCAAGCCTTGATGAATGGGCTAGAAGAAATCACCCTAGCGCGTATCTGGCTGTTTGACCCAGACAGCAATGTGCTAGACCTACAGGCGATCGCCGGTACGGTGCCCCCCGTGCCCGATCTCCCCCGCCGCATTTCCCTCGGTATTTCCATTGTCGGTGTGATTGCCCAAAGTCAACAGCCCTATCTCACCAATGAGGTGGGTCGGGATGCCTGTTTGGGACTGCAGGATTGGGCTACCCAGGAAAAAATTACGGCGTTTGTGGGCTATCCCTTGATTGTGGACGATCGCTTGATTGGCGTGATTTCCCTCCTCAGCCGTCGCCCCATCCTGGAAGGTACCTATGCCACGCTGCAATGGATTTTCAACAGTATGGCGATCGCCATTGATTTGAGTATGGCGCGGGCTGAACTGCTCAGTCGTCGCGAATCATTATTATTTCGATTGGCCAGCCAAATCCGCAATTCCCTAGATCTCAATACAATTTTGGGAGCAGCCGTCCAGGAAATTCGCCATCTCCTGCATATCGATGGCTGCTATTTTCTATGGTGTTTGCGGGAAGACGATGCCCCCGTGGATGAACCGCCCACCCTCGCCATTACCCACGAGTCTCTTTATGCTAACTTACCTAGTTTACTGGGAGAATGCGAACCAACCCTGCGGCGATCGCTCACCCAGTATCTGCTGCACCTAGAACCGCTGATCCTCGACCAAACGACAGACCTCCCGGCTTCGACGGATCTCTATGCTTGGCTGCAGGATTGGGGTATTCAGTCCTTCCTGCTGATGCCCCTAGAAACCCATGCTGGTCAACTCGGGGCGATCGTCTGTAGCCACGGTCAGGGCACTCGCCACTGGAGTCAGGCAGAGGTGGAATTGCTGCAGGCCGTCACCAACCAGTTGGCGATCGCCATCGATCAAGCTGAACTCTATGCCCAAAGCCGGGCAGCGGCCACGGCGGCCCAGCAGCAGGCCCAGCAGCTTGGTGATGCCCTCCAGACCCTGCGGCAAACCCAGTCTAAAATGATCCATAGCGAAAAAATGTCAAGCTTGGGTCAGCTTGTAGCTGGTATTGCCCATGAGATTAACAATCCCGTTGGTTTTGTCAGCGGCAACCTTACCTATGCCGATAGCTATTTCCGTGACCTCGTGCGTCTACTGCGTCTCTATCAACAGCATTACCCCACCCCCACCCCCGACATCCAAGTCTGCATTCAAGACATTGAACTAGAGTTTTTGCTGGATGACTACGCGAATTTATTGAACTCCATGAAGCTAGGCACCGATCGCATCAGTCAAATCGTACAATCCCTGCGCAGCTTTTCTCGGCTAGATGAGGCGGAGGTAAAGGCGGTTGATCTGCATGAAGGCATCGATAATACCCTGGTGATCTTACAGAGTCGCCTAAAAGCCAACGGCTCGTCTCCCGCCATTGAGATCATTAAAAACTATGGCGATCTTCCAGCGATCGACTGTTATGCTAGCCAAATTAACCAAGTCTTTCTGAACTTGTTGAGCAATGCTATTGATGCCCTAGAACATCAACCGGCTCCCCGTACCATTACCCTAACAACAACAGTGCGAGCAGGGCGATCGCAGGACACGCCTGATTATGATGATGCTCAGACAGCAATTATCTGTGATGGGGAGCCCCAATGGATTATGATTCGTATTCAAGATAACGGTATTGGCATGGCCGACGAGGTACGGCAAAAAATCTTCGATCCCTTCTTCACCACCAAACCAGTAGGTCGTGGTACCGGTTTAGGGTTATCCATCAGCCATCAAATTATTGAGAAGCACCACGGCTGCCTCAGTTGTCAATCTATTCCAGGCGTTGGCACTGAGTTCATTATTGAGCTACCTATTTGTCTACCCCGTACACCTAAATAG
- a CDS encoding nitroreductase family protein: MLPSTSGILSSPYRDLIRLATLAPSGHNTQPWFFTQGDRCIHLHPDQSRRLPVVDPDDHALWISLGCALENLAIATRCTGFSPRIQPQLTTEHPVLSVYLEPSDIPPSPTDLALQEAISQRQSTRCAYDPREIPADHLQRLIQASQQTGVQVRLFSTPDAMAPFIAWVREGNRQQFSDRAFVEELMQWIRFSRREVQRHQDGIPSRAIGMPYVPRWLGKRLMTWFATPQSQAQQFEQRIHQSSALLLFIADHHDRPHWVNLGRSFQRVALTATSLDLKHAHLNMPCEVLSVRSQMQQHFELGNAQPLLLIRLGYANAMPRAPRRSLDAVIQARAMDDPSPSSPSE; the protein is encoded by the coding sequence ATGCTACCCTCCACATCCGGTATCCTCTCGTCCCCATACCGCGACCTGATTCGCCTTGCCACCCTGGCCCCCTCCGGCCACAACACCCAGCCTTGGTTCTTTACCCAGGGCGATCGCTGCATCCATCTCCACCCAGATCAATCGCGACGGCTGCCGGTGGTGGATCCCGATGACCATGCTTTATGGATCAGCCTAGGTTGTGCCCTAGAAAATCTAGCGATCGCTACCCGCTGCACAGGTTTCAGCCCTCGCATTCAGCCGCAGCTTACGACCGAGCACCCTGTTCTCAGCGTATATCTAGAACCCAGCGATATCCCTCCTAGCCCCACTGACCTAGCCCTGCAGGAGGCTATTTCCCAGCGCCAGTCTACCCGCTGTGCCTACGATCCTCGTGAAATTCCTGCCGACCATCTCCAACGCCTCATCCAGGCTAGCCAGCAGACCGGCGTCCAGGTACGCCTATTCTCAACGCCCGATGCGATGGCACCCTTCATCGCCTGGGTGCGCGAGGGCAATCGCCAGCAGTTTAGCGATCGCGCCTTTGTTGAAGAACTGATGCAATGGATCCGCTTTAGCCGCCGAGAGGTGCAGCGCCATCAAGACGGTATTCCTAGTCGTGCCATTGGGATGCCCTACGTGCCGCGCTGGCTCGGCAAACGGCTAATGACCTGGTTTGCCACGCCCCAGAGCCAAGCCCAGCAGTTTGAGCAGCGCATCCACCAATCCTCCGCCCTGCTCCTGTTCATCGCTGACCACCACGATCGCCCCCATTGGGTCAACCTAGGGCGTAGTTTCCAACGCGTTGCCCTGACGGCCACTAGCCTCGACCTAAAACATGCGCATTTGAATATGCCCTGTGAGGTGCTATCAGTGCGATCGCAGATGCAGCAACACTTTGAGCTAGGCAACGCTCAGCCCCTCCTACTCATTCGCCTGGGCTATGCCAACGCCATGCCCCGTGCTCCCCGGCGATCGCTCGACGCGGTCATCCAAGCTAGGGCCATGGATGATCCTTCCCCATCCAGCCCAAGCGAGTAG
- a CDS encoding GAF domain-containing protein — protein sequence MLPFQISYIPHGHCYLWQTPLVGLHLLSDALIAIAYFSIPALLIYFVRKRGDIPFSKVFILFSAFILCCGVGHLLDIWTLWHPNYWVSGIEQAITALVSCYTALMLVELLPRFLSLRTPEQLEAVNQELEQQIQERQQAEDILQAILIGTASVTGHDFFPVLAQSLAQALQVSYVGIFELIDDGEQVSSLAIWDVDHLGQNSRCGVQGLPPGQVIQTRQLQVYSSGLQDAFPNQPSLTSRNAESYIGAPLINQEQDVIGTLCIFNTKPMHINDRTQALIRIFADRAAAELQRKWAEEQLHLAYDDLEERVEQRTAELVSANAALEGEVAERSAAEAAMELAMRREQAVNRVTVQMRKSLDINQIFDTTTDELRQEISCDRVLIYRFNSDWSGSIMAESVDSRLTPILPSRAQDPGFSQVVAQEDRCTVNQLTSSPLAHTDTYLQTQSGGIYRQKDACCCVADIYEAKLSPCYINFLEQFQARAYVIAPILCGQKLWGLMAIYQSDRPRDWQESEVQIVLQISNQLGVAVRQAELFAHTQHQAKELQKAKEVADSANSAKSEFLANMSHELRTPLNAILGFAQLMQRDQAIAPTHKKYVSIINSSGEHLLSLINDVLEVSKIESGQTTLYTAPVKLRSFLQQIEAMLRMKAADKNLKLQLDMDPTLPTSIITDENKLRQVILNLLSNAIKFTDQGFVALRVFCDRTMESMDASIPVQLHFEVEDTGQGIAPEEMNQLFQAFTQTKSGLQSQEGTGLGLRISQKFVHMMGGTITVTSAVGQGSCFRFSIQVDIPGDAEAMDQPAIQTIALPPDRPAPRILVVEDNPVSRLLLVRILTKTGFDVAEAENGQTAIQQWQRWQPHLIFMDMHMPVLDGYEATRIIRQQVSQRAIACDSSDHQSTDPVIIAVTASAFLEQQESCLSAGCDAVIGKPFQISDLLDRIAQHLQIQYIYQDTLSSSPPQTPKRKYSHDQIRARLAAMPQQWTEQLYTAALECNDTKLFALLQKTSSQHHDLVQQLKILISSYRFEELVNITQPLLHR from the coding sequence ATGCTGCCTTTCCAGATTTCCTATATTCCCCATGGTCACTGCTATCTTTGGCAAACACCTTTGGTAGGACTTCACCTCCTGAGTGACGCCTTGATTGCGATCGCCTATTTTTCCATCCCGGCCCTGCTCATCTACTTTGTGCGTAAACGCGGTGACATTCCCTTTTCGAAGGTCTTCATCCTGTTTAGCGCCTTCATCCTCTGCTGTGGGGTGGGTCATCTACTGGATATTTGGACGCTTTGGCACCCCAACTATTGGGTATCGGGCATTGAGCAGGCCATCACGGCCCTAGTCTCTTGCTACACAGCGCTGATGTTGGTGGAGCTTTTGCCGCGCTTTCTGTCTCTGCGTACACCGGAACAACTGGAAGCGGTGAACCAGGAACTGGAACAGCAGATCCAAGAGAGACAGCAGGCAGAAGATATTCTACAGGCCATTTTGATAGGCACCGCATCTGTCACCGGTCATGACTTCTTCCCGGTCTTGGCCCAAAGCTTGGCTCAGGCCCTGCAGGTTTCCTACGTGGGCATTTTTGAACTCATCGACGATGGAGAACAGGTCAGCAGTCTAGCGATATGGGACGTGGATCATTTAGGCCAAAATAGTCGGTGTGGCGTGCAGGGATTGCCTCCGGGGCAGGTCATTCAAACTCGGCAACTACAAGTGTACTCCAGTGGTTTGCAGGATGCCTTTCCTAACCAACCCTCGTTAACCAGCCGGAATGCAGAAAGCTACATCGGCGCACCGTTAATCAACCAAGAGCAGGATGTGATTGGTACCCTGTGTATTTTCAATACCAAACCCATGCACATCAACGATCGCACCCAAGCGCTCATCCGCATCTTTGCTGATCGGGCAGCGGCCGAACTGCAGCGCAAGTGGGCCGAAGAACAGCTCCATCTAGCCTATGACGATCTAGAGGAACGGGTTGAGCAGCGCACCGCCGAATTAGTGTCGGCCAATGCGGCCCTAGAGGGGGAGGTGGCAGAGCGATCGGCGGCAGAAGCAGCCATGGAGCTAGCCATGCGGCGGGAGCAGGCTGTCAATCGGGTGACGGTGCAGATGCGCAAAAGTTTAGATATTAACCAGATTTTTGACACGACTACCGATGAGTTACGGCAGGAAATTAGCTGCGATCGCGTCTTGATTTATCGTTTCAATTCAGACTGGAGCGGCAGCATCATGGCAGAATCTGTAGACAGCCGCCTCACGCCTATTCTCCCTAGCCGGGCCCAAGATCCAGGTTTTTCTCAAGTCGTTGCCCAAGAGGATCGCTGTACGGTTAACCAGCTCACGTCTAGTCCGCTTGCCCACACGGACACCTACCTCCAAACCCAATCCGGAGGTATCTATCGCCAAAAAGATGCCTGCTGCTGCGTCGCAGATATCTATGAGGCAAAGCTGAGCCCCTGTTATATCAACTTTCTAGAACAATTTCAGGCCAGGGCCTATGTGATTGCCCCCATTCTCTGTGGACAAAAGCTCTGGGGTTTAATGGCTATCTACCAAAGCGATCGCCCCCGAGATTGGCAAGAATCCGAGGTGCAAATCGTCTTGCAAATTAGCAACCAGTTGGGGGTGGCGGTGCGCCAAGCCGAGCTGTTTGCCCATACCCAGCACCAGGCTAAGGAATTGCAGAAGGCCAAAGAGGTCGCCGATTCGGCCAACTCCGCCAAAAGCGAGTTTCTAGCCAATATGAGCCACGAATTGCGCACGCCCCTCAATGCTATTTTAGGCTTCGCCCAACTCATGCAGCGCGATCAAGCGATCGCCCCTACACACAAAAAATATGTGTCGATTATCAACAGCAGTGGCGAACATCTACTGTCCTTAATTAACGATGTTCTCGAAGTTTCTAAAATTGAGTCAGGGCAAACCACTCTGTATACAGCTCCTGTTAAGCTTCGGTCATTTCTGCAGCAAATTGAAGCTATGCTGAGAATGAAAGCAGCGGACAAAAATCTGAAGCTTCAGCTCGATATGGATCCTACCCTACCCACCTCAATCATCACGGATGAAAATAAGCTGCGGCAAGTGATTCTTAATTTGCTCAGCAATGCTATTAAATTTACCGATCAAGGGTTTGTGGCGCTGCGGGTTTTCTGCGATCGCACCATGGAGTCCATGGATGCATCGATTCCGGTACAGCTTCATTTTGAAGTCGAGGATACTGGTCAGGGCATTGCGCCGGAAGAAATGAACCAGCTCTTCCAGGCATTTACCCAAACCAAATCAGGTCTTCAGTCTCAAGAGGGGACAGGTTTGGGGTTACGCATTAGCCAGAAGTTTGTACACATGATGGGTGGAACCATTACCGTTACGAGCGCCGTTGGTCAAGGTAGCTGCTTTCGGTTTTCCATCCAAGTGGACATACCAGGCGATGCAGAAGCCATGGATCAACCCGCCATCCAAACCATTGCCCTTCCTCCTGATAGACCTGCCCCTCGTATTCTGGTAGTGGAAGATAACCCAGTGAGTCGCTTGCTGTTGGTGAGAATCCTGACTAAAACTGGCTTTGACGTCGCAGAAGCAGAAAATGGACAAACAGCCATACAGCAATGGCAACGCTGGCAGCCTCATCTTATCTTTATGGATATGCATATGCCAGTGCTAGACGGTTATGAAGCGACCCGAATCATTCGCCAACAGGTATCTCAACGAGCGATCGCCTGCGACTCATCTGATCATCAATCGACAGATCCAGTCATTATTGCCGTTACAGCTAGCGCCTTTTTAGAACAACAGGAGTCTTGCTTATCTGCTGGGTGTGATGCTGTGATTGGGAAGCCTTTTCAGATTTCTGACCTCCTAGATAGGATAGCGCAGCATCTCCAAATTCAATATATATACCAGGATACCCTCTCCTCCTCTCCTCCCCAAACTCCTAAGCGCAAGTACAGCCATGACCAGATTAGAGCCCGCCTAGCTGCGATGCCCCAACAGTGGACAGAACAGCTCTACACAGCAGCCCTAGAATGCAACGATACCAAACTTTTCGCCCTGCTTCAGAAAACCTCCAGTCAGCATCACGACTTAGTCCAACAATTAAAAATTCTGATTAGCAGTTACCGCTTTGAAGAACTGGTGAATATTACTCAACCCCTGCTTCATCGATAA
- a CDS encoding sodium:proton antiporter, with amino-acid sequence MVTSYFLTSNLERALPESSGEFAGWVSALIILLLVATAVALVTRRLRIPYVVGLVLAGLAITQDALPASIRLNSDVILNLFLPILIFEAAINTDISRLRSTIKPIALLAGPGVVLAAAITAALIQLGLSLPWITACAIGVILTITDTVSVIAAFREVSVPGRLATIVEGESLFNDGMALVLLGIITTIHLQGSFTVGEGLEQLLIAFVGGGALGWGLGYLCVGIFRQLDDALSHILLTVAVSLGTFQIGQLLGVSSAIAVVVTGLVIGNLGFRQASASTKVALTNFWEYAGFGVNTFIFLLVGIEVNPLLLLDALPATLFVVVAYQLGRIFSIYPLLALLSRFDRPLPLRWQHVLIAGNVKGSLSMALALSLPVTLPDRMQVITLVFSTVLVSLVGQGLSLPWLVKRLRLSKPSPTKQRIQSLQLNLIASKAAQQELSELLQSGSLPKSLHEELFATYQAKIASSERELRDLYNVRGMVGQGSVDDQNPLDSLLRRLYLAEKGAVNQAIRKGLLSDDLAQPYLTVLNEKLLSLKDD; translated from the coding sequence ATGGTGACGAGCTACTTTTTGACGTCTAATTTAGAGCGAGCCCTGCCCGAATCATCGGGAGAGTTTGCCGGCTGGGTCAGTGCGCTGATTATTTTGCTGCTGGTGGCAACGGCGGTGGCCTTGGTCACCCGGCGGCTGCGGATTCCCTATGTGGTGGGCTTGGTCTTGGCTGGATTGGCGATCACCCAAGATGCCCTGCCCGCCTCCATTCGCCTCAATTCAGATGTCATTTTGAACCTCTTTCTGCCAATTCTGATTTTTGAAGCAGCCATCAATACCGACATCAGTCGCCTGCGCAGCACCATCAAACCTATTGCCCTGTTAGCCGGCCCAGGGGTCGTCTTGGCAGCGGCGATTACGGCAGCTTTAATCCAGCTAGGGCTGTCGCTACCCTGGATTACCGCCTGTGCCATCGGCGTCATTTTGACGATTACCGATACGGTCTCGGTGATTGCAGCCTTTCGAGAGGTCTCGGTGCCGGGGCGCTTGGCGACGATTGTGGAGGGAGAAAGCCTCTTTAATGACGGCATGGCCCTGGTGCTCTTGGGCATCATTACCACCATCCATCTGCAGGGATCGTTTACCGTGGGTGAGGGGCTTGAGCAACTGCTGATTGCCTTTGTCGGCGGTGGGGCGCTGGGGTGGGGGCTGGGCTACCTCTGCGTGGGCATTTTCCGCCAGTTGGACGATGCTCTTAGCCATATTTTGCTGACGGTGGCGGTGTCCTTGGGCACGTTTCAGATTGGGCAACTGTTGGGGGTATCGAGTGCGATCGCTGTTGTGGTAACAGGTCTGGTGATTGGTAACCTCGGCTTCCGTCAAGCGTCCGCCTCTACCAAAGTCGCCCTCACTAATTTTTGGGAATATGCTGGCTTTGGGGTGAATACCTTTATTTTTCTGCTGGTGGGTATTGAAGTCAACCCGTTGCTGTTGCTCGATGCTCTGCCCGCTACGTTATTTGTCGTCGTCGCCTACCAACTGGGCCGCATCTTTTCCATCTACCCGCTGTTGGCGTTGCTAAGTCGCTTCGATCGCCCCTTGCCCCTGCGCTGGCAGCATGTTTTGATTGCGGGAAATGTGAAAGGATCGCTATCCATGGCCCTGGCCTTGAGCCTGCCCGTTACCTTACCCGATCGAATGCAGGTGATTACCCTCGTGTTTAGTACTGTACTCGTATCTTTAGTAGGCCAAGGTCTGAGCTTACCGTGGCTAGTAAAACGGCTACGCCTCTCAAAACCTTCTCCCACCAAGCAGCGTATTCAGTCCTTGCAGCTCAACCTGATTGCTTCCAAAGCAGCCCAGCAGGAGCTATCCGAATTACTGCAGTCCGGCAGTTTACCTAAATCCTTGCATGAGGAATTGTTCGCGACCTATCAAGCTAAGATTGCCAGCTCTGAACGCGAGTTGCGTGATCTATACAATGTCCGTGGAATGGTGGGGCAAGGTAGCGTTGATGACCAAAATCCCCTAGACAGTCTGCTGCGGCGCTTGTATCTAGCGGAAAAAGGAGCGGTGAACCAAGCTATCCGCAAGGGATTGTTATCGGATGACCTAGCTCAACCCTATCTAACAGTACTTAATGAAAAACTTCTGTCTCTTAAGGACGATTAG
- a CDS encoding TrkA family potassium uptake protein: protein MYVVIGGASMMGLDLATTLLQMGHTIAIVDTNPLACQHAREKIGVMAFEGSAVNTTVLMEAGIRKADAVIASLQDDALNLAMVTLSKHYGVDQIVVRMRDRDFAAPYRLAGATHIISTTELAIARIVNAIEYPQVDAMMHFEQGQVEVLKLSIPQQCYIVGRSVAEVAQDPRFPSGSLIIGYQAHPHEDLIIPNGSTILENGSTILAVTKPHLVRQMIEFMGLCTQDCGPSASILPQASLNGVV, encoded by the coding sequence ATGTACGTTGTGATTGGAGGCGCTAGCATGATGGGGCTAGATCTAGCCACCACCCTACTGCAAATGGGTCATACCATCGCCATCGTGGATACCAACCCCCTTGCTTGCCAACATGCCCGAGAGAAAATTGGCGTCATGGCCTTTGAAGGCAGTGCTGTCAACACCACCGTGCTGATGGAAGCCGGTATCCGCAAAGCCGACGCCGTGATCGCATCCCTCCAGGACGATGCCCTCAACCTCGCCATGGTCACCCTTTCTAAACATTATGGCGTCGATCAAATTGTGGTGAGAATGCGCGATCGCGACTTTGCCGCCCCCTACCGTCTCGCCGGAGCCACCCATATCATCAGCACCACCGAGTTAGCGATCGCCCGTATCGTGAACGCTATCGAATATCCCCAAGTGGATGCCATGATGCACTTCGAGCAAGGACAGGTAGAAGTCCTGAAGCTATCGATTCCCCAGCAGTGCTACATCGTCGGGCGCAGCGTCGCCGAAGTGGCCCAAGATCCGCGCTTCCCTTCCGGCTCCCTGATCATCGGCTACCAAGCCCATCCCCATGAAGACCTGATTATTCCCAATGGCAGCACCATCCTAGAAAATGGTTCCACCATCCTAGCGGTCACCAAACCCCACCTTGTGCGGCAAATGATTGAATTCATGGGGTTATGCACCCAGGACTGCGGCCCGAGCGCCAGCATCTTGCCCCAAGCTAGTCTGAACGGAGTTGTCTAA